In Sphingomonas panacisoli, one genomic interval encodes:
- a CDS encoding SixA phosphatase family protein codes for MKTLILLRHAKSGWDDHGARDFDRRLNPKGERAARTMGQHMRDRGLSWDHAIASPAARVVETLEQVSAGYGRTIEPEWDRRAYLASASMLLDLIHAAPAEADTLLMSGHNPGLEELVLMLVPDRAGDGLRDEVETKFPTASLAVMTCDGENWGAIIAGKCSLTVFTRPRDLDPGLGPDAD; via the coding sequence ATGAAGACGCTGATCCTCCTCCGCCACGCCAAATCGGGCTGGGACGATCACGGCGCGCGCGACTTCGACCGGCGCCTCAACCCCAAGGGCGAGCGCGCCGCACGAACGATGGGCCAGCACATGCGCGACCGCGGGCTGAGCTGGGACCATGCCATCGCCAGCCCGGCCGCGCGCGTGGTCGAGACGCTGGAACAGGTGTCGGCAGGCTATGGCCGCACGATCGAACCCGAATGGGACCGCCGCGCCTATCTCGCCTCGGCGAGCATGCTGCTCGACCTGATCCACGCCGCGCCGGCCGAGGCCGACACGCTGCTGATGTCCGGCCACAATCCGGGACTCGAGGAACTGGTGCTGATGCTCGTCCCCGACCGCGCCGGCGATGGCTTGCGTGACGAAGTCGAGACGAAATTCCCTACCGCCAGTCTCGCGGTAATGACGTGCGACGGCGAAAACTGGGGTGCGATAATAGCGGGCAAATGTTCGCTGACGGTGTTCACGCGCCCCCGCGATCTCGACCCAGGACTCGGTCCGGACGCCGACTAA
- a CDS encoding OmpA family protein, whose translation MRLMSRSSKILFLLATATASGSLYAQDAQTAPAQPRDITITDTIPVPADLAGMPAGPVIEGFISARKGNKLQVTTAGGKTIVFVSDATSIKSSGGFLGASTKKLGQDQLLNGLPVTVKTVQWDSNLVASQVTLKTKDLKTASMIRNGTDQRFDEQTAATEALRGRVADIDNYIVKATTNVNFDTGKADLSPQARADLCAAAASAQATNNSLLLVLGYTDSTGSEDTNQALSEKRAAKVVNYLQQKCGWKPYRMLTPTGMATADPAADNSTPEGKAQNRRVAVNVMVSKAVDGM comes from the coding sequence ATGCGTTTGATGTCCAGAAGTTCCAAGATCCTGTTCCTGCTCGCCACCGCGACGGCATCGGGCAGCCTGTATGCGCAGGACGCGCAGACCGCCCCGGCGCAACCCCGCGACATCACGATCACCGACACGATCCCCGTGCCCGCCGATCTCGCCGGCATGCCGGCCGGCCCCGTGATCGAAGGCTTCATTTCGGCGCGCAAGGGCAACAAGCTGCAGGTCACCACCGCGGGCGGCAAGACGATCGTCTTCGTGAGCGATGCGACCAGCATCAAGTCGAGCGGCGGCTTCCTGGGCGCCAGCACCAAGAAGCTCGGCCAGGATCAGTTGCTCAACGGCCTGCCGGTCACCGTCAAGACGGTCCAATGGGACAGCAATCTGGTGGCGAGCCAGGTGACGCTCAAGACCAAGGACCTGAAGACCGCGTCGATGATCCGCAACGGCACCGACCAGCGCTTCGACGAACAGACCGCCGCGACCGAAGCGTTGCGCGGCCGCGTCGCCGATATCGACAATTACATCGTCAAGGCGACGACCAACGTGAACTTCGACACCGGCAAGGCCGACCTGTCGCCGCAGGCACGCGCCGATCTCTGCGCGGCGGCCGCGTCGGCGCAGGCGACCAACAATTCGTTGCTCCTGGTTCTCGGTTACACCGATTCGACCGGCAGCGAGGACACCAATCAGGCGCTCAGCGAGAAGCGCGCCGCCAAGGTGGTGAACTATCTGCAGCAGAAGTGCGGCTGGAAGCCGTATCGCATGCTGACCCCGACGGGCATGGCGACCGCCGATCCCGCGGCGGACAATTCGACCCCCGAAGGCAAGGCGCAGAACCGCCGCGTCGCGGTGAACGTGATGGTCAGCAAGGCCGTCGACGGGATGTAA
- a CDS encoding ubiquinol-cytochrome C chaperone family protein has translation MGFFDRFKAKREETAALYAAVVARARMPHWYLDGAVPDTMDGRFDMIAAVLAMVMLRLESDPAGARAATHLAEAFVDDMDPQLREIGIGDLMVGKHIGRMMGMLGGRLGAYRDGIAAGDLKPALVRNLYRGEAPAEAAVAHVERELLALHAAAAGVTIDRLVAGELP, from the coding sequence ATGGGCTTTTTCGACCGATTTAAGGCGAAGCGCGAAGAGACCGCGGCGCTGTATGCCGCCGTAGTGGCGCGCGCGCGGATGCCGCATTGGTATTTGGACGGTGCGGTGCCCGACACGATGGACGGCCGGTTCGACATGATCGCGGCCGTGCTGGCGATGGTGATGTTGCGGCTGGAAAGCGATCCCGCCGGTGCGCGGGCGGCGACGCATCTGGCCGAGGCGTTCGTCGATGACATGGACCCGCAATTGCGCGAGATCGGGATCGGCGACTTGATGGTCGGCAAGCATATCGGGCGGATGATGGGCATGCTCGGCGGGCGGCTGGGTGCGTATCGCGACGGGATCGCGGCGGGCGATCTGAAGCCGGCCCTGGTCCGCAACCTCTATCGCGGCGAGGCGCCCGCGGAGGCCGCCGTGGCGCATGTCGAGCGCGAATTGCTGGCGTTGCATGCGGCGGCGGCCGGCGTGACCATCGACCGGCTGGTCGCAGGCGAATTGCCGTGA
- a CDS encoding outer membrane protein assembly factor BamE: MALTATVSALTLTGACVPLRSHQGYIIDADLVNSVQPGVDNRSSVLKTLGKPSFASQFNTGDWYYIARDSRNLAYLNPKAKSQLTLKISFTQGGVVQDITRTGVDQVASIKPYGKTTPTLGRKRSFFEELFGNIGAVGASGAGKGGGGDEP, translated from the coding sequence ATGGCCCTCACCGCGACGGTATCGGCGCTGACGCTGACCGGGGCCTGCGTGCCGCTACGCTCGCACCAGGGCTATATCATCGACGCCGACCTGGTGAATTCGGTGCAGCCCGGGGTCGATAATCGCAGCTCGGTGCTCAAGACGCTCGGTAAGCCCAGCTTCGCCAGCCAGTTCAACACCGGCGATTGGTATTACATCGCCCGCGACAGCCGCAACCTCGCCTATCTCAACCCCAAGGCGAAGAGCCAGCTGACGCTGAAGATCAGCTTCACGCAGGGCGGCGTGGTGCAGGATATCACCCGCACCGGCGTCGATCAGGTCGCGTCGATCAAGCCCTATGGCAAGACGACGCCGACGTTGGGCCGCAAGCGCAGCTTCTTCGAGGAATTGTTCGGCAATATCGGCGCGGTCGGTGCGTCGGGCGCCGGCAAAGGCGGCGGTGGCGACGAACCCTGA
- a CDS encoding RcnB family protein, with protein sequence MRKLILTALVAATVMPVAAEAQSRGDLRRDRREIRDDRRDLREDRRDFREDRNRRWGDNDWRTWRNTNRNVYARGNWRAPFRYNAFRVGVRIAPTYYGSSYWLADPWRYRLPPAGYGERWVRHYDDLLLVDTRRGIVLRVINNFYW encoded by the coding sequence ATGCGTAAACTGATCCTGACAGCGCTCGTCGCCGCGACCGTGATGCCGGTTGCCGCCGAAGCGCAATCGCGCGGCGACCTGCGCCGCGACCGACGCGAGATTCGCGACGACCGCCGCGACCTGCGCGAGGACCGCCGCGATTTTCGCGAAGACCGCAACCGTCGCTGGGGAGACAATGACTGGCGCACGTGGCGCAACACCAATCGCAATGTCTATGCACGCGGCAATTGGCGCGCGCCGTTCCGCTACAATGCGTTCCGCGTCGGCGTACGGATCGCACCGACTTATTACGGGTCGAGCTACTGGCTCGCCGATCCGTGGCGCTATCGCCTGCCGCCGGCCGGCTACGGTGAGCGCTGGGTGCGCCACTATGACGACCTGCTGCTCGTCGATACGCGCCGCGGCATCGTGCTCCGCGTGATCAACAACTTCTACTGGTGA
- the pbpC gene encoding penicillin-binding protein 1C, translating to MDPLDKVAPPVAEALVAAEDHRFYAHGGVDWLATLAALRNRLEGKPSRGASTLSMQVAGFLAPELARPGARGWLDKIRQIRAGLAIDGAWSKPQILEAYLNLAGYRGEAQGIGAAALGLFGKTPDALSRDDALLLIALLPDPQASPATVARRACAMARGANCATFESAAYSMLGPARSLQLDPGLAPHLAQRLLTKPGLRITTTLDIDIQRTAIAALKRQLEGLGGSRARDGAVVVLDNATGDVLAYVGGIGGNSTAPAVDGASAYRQAGSTLKPFLYAQAIEKGYLTAASILDDSPVQLDTASGLYVPQNYDKGFKGPVSVRSALAGSLNVPAVRTLLLVGVDAFRDRLFDTGYQGLVEDGDYYGYSLALGSAEVTLLEQADAYRSLANGGRWAPWRLTATDLRKEPKAITTPQAAWIVANMMADPNARAVTFGLDSSLRLPFWAAVKTGTSKAMRDNWCVGFSDRYTVAVWVGNVEGDAMRAVSGTSGAAPVWRDVMLALHADQPSRAPAMPAGIEERTIAYTGNIEQPRREYFLKGTGMALIASAPPESRRPRITNPVSGSVYAIDPDIPIDRQRLAVAVTGDAMTHRLLLDKQDLGDASTAPLILPGPGRHRLALLDLSGKVVDQVVFTMR from the coding sequence CTGGACCCCCTCGACAAGGTCGCCCCGCCGGTCGCCGAGGCGCTGGTCGCGGCCGAGGACCATCGCTTCTATGCACATGGCGGGGTCGACTGGCTGGCGACGCTAGCGGCGCTGCGCAATCGGCTGGAGGGCAAGCCGTCGCGGGGCGCCTCGACTTTGTCGATGCAGGTCGCGGGGTTCCTCGCGCCGGAGCTCGCCAGGCCCGGCGCGCGCGGCTGGCTCGACAAGATCCGCCAAATCCGCGCCGGTCTGGCCATCGACGGGGCGTGGAGCAAGCCGCAGATCCTGGAGGCGTATCTCAACCTCGCGGGCTATCGCGGCGAGGCGCAGGGGATCGGTGCGGCGGCGCTGGGCCTGTTCGGCAAGACGCCCGATGCGCTGAGCCGCGATGACGCGCTGTTGCTGATTGCCCTACTGCCCGACCCGCAAGCCAGCCCCGCGACCGTCGCGCGACGAGCCTGCGCGATGGCGCGGGGCGCGAATTGCGCAACGTTCGAATCCGCCGCTTATTCGATGCTCGGTCCGGCGCGCAGCCTGCAACTCGATCCCGGCCTAGCGCCGCATCTCGCGCAACGTCTGCTGACCAAGCCGGGTCTCCGCATCACCACGACGCTCGACATCGATATCCAACGCACCGCCATCGCCGCGCTCAAGCGTCAGTTGGAGGGGCTTGGCGGCAGCCGCGCGCGGGACGGCGCGGTGGTGGTGCTCGACAATGCGACTGGCGACGTGCTGGCCTATGTCGGCGGGATCGGCGGCAACTCGACCGCCCCCGCGGTCGATGGCGCGAGCGCGTATCGTCAGGCGGGATCGACGCTCAAGCCGTTCCTCTACGCCCAGGCGATCGAGAAGGGGTATCTGACCGCCGCGTCGATCCTCGACGATTCGCCCGTCCAGCTCGACACCGCGTCCGGCCTCTACGTGCCGCAGAATTACGACAAGGGCTTCAAGGGGCCGGTGTCGGTGCGCTCGGCGCTGGCAGGGTCGCTCAACGTGCCGGCGGTGCGGACGTTGCTGCTCGTCGGGGTCGATGCGTTTCGCGACCGGCTGTTCGACACCGGGTATCAGGGCCTTGTCGAAGACGGCGACTATTACGGCTACAGCCTCGCGCTCGGATCGGCCGAGGTCACGTTGCTCGAACAGGCCGATGCGTATCGCAGCCTCGCCAATGGCGGGCGCTGGGCGCCCTGGCGGCTGACCGCGACCGATCTGCGCAAGGAGCCCAAGGCGATCACGACGCCGCAGGCCGCCTGGATCGTCGCCAACATGATGGCCGATCCCAATGCGCGCGCCGTCACGTTCGGGTTGGACTCGTCGCTGCGCCTGCCGTTCTGGGCAGCGGTGAAGACCGGCACGTCGAAGGCGATGCGCGACAATTGGTGCGTGGGGTTTTCCGACCGCTACACCGTCGCCGTGTGGGTGGGGAATGTCGAGGGCGATGCGATGCGCGCCGTCTCAGGCACCAGCGGCGCGGCGCCGGTGTGGCGCGACGTGATGCTCGCGCTCCACGCCGACCAGCCGAGCCGCGCGCCTGCGATGCCGGCGGGGATCGAGGAGCGGACGATCGCCTATACCGGCAATATCGAACAGCCGCGGCGGGAGTATTTCCTCAAAGGCACCGGCATGGCGCTGATCGCCAGCGCGCCGCCCGAATCGCGCCGCCCGCGCATCACCAATCCGGTATCGGGAAGCGTCTATGCGATCGATCCGGACATCCCGATCGACCGTCAGCGGCTCGCGGTTGCTGTAACGGGCGATGCGATGACGCACCGGCTGCTGCTGGATAAGCAGGACCTGGGAGATGCGAGCACCGCGCCGCTGATCCTGCCTGGTCCGGGTCGGCATCGGCTTGCCTTGCTCGACCTCTCGGGGAAGGTGGTCGATCAAGTCGTCTTCACGATGCGGTGA
- a CDS encoding alpha-2-macroglobulin family protein, with protein MKLAARIALLALAFAPIAAFGDNSPHVVVATPGVGDGSIERFTVRFDQPMVALGDPRAASPFDVECPVTGTGRWADQQTFVYEFEKGLPGGTKCTFTTKAGVKSVSGYALMESQVFTVDSGGPMVRAILPGENSDEIEEDQVFLVAANLPATAQSVAANAYCSVEGLGEKIPVDVLAPDTAAKILGEMGTESNYEVTSFLDNGGMPTKLPASMTDRQKMLESVTALKCRRPLPPGHDMALVWSGNIVSASGKPAGTDQRFDYTVRKPFAVKFECSRTNAQAGCNPVEKAYLRFTAPIAMSLAQQVRITTADGTVIKPVFEKDEMKSATISDITFAAPMPYSTTAKVTIPAEVKDESGRVLTNAERFPLDIRIDAAPPLVKFAASFGILEMKEGGVLPVTVRNVEPSLQGQNLAIGGKSMRIEGTDGQIAEWLRTVDSADDYDVDDITDKDGNVTGHIQNTGSKPILTGENAGSPMKIDLPGKGKDFEVVGIPLTKPGFYVVELASPVLGQALLGRKAPRYVATAALVTNMAVHFKWGRERSLVWVTNLDSGQPVSSAAVTVTDSCTGEILANGKTDKSGAVFIPEGLPEPAAYGGGCYEGSSDHPLMISARAGDDYSFTLSAWGEGIRPYDFDLPYGYSKAGEVFHTVFDRALVRQGETIHMKHIVRQPMGAGFSVGAGFTGKLRLSHRGSDTTFDLPLTIDANGIGETEWVAPKGAPMGDYDIQVIGDDGSTTYTNQSFKVDEYKLPTMRATVTGPKEAAVRPKTLPLDLFVGYLSGGGASNLPVEMRVGYFGRSATPDGYDSYTFGGTEVKEGTKPLNGDGEEETTPLPPTQTLPSTLRADGTAQTSVDIPTLDSPTDMLVEMDYQDANGEVLTASKRIPIFPSAVQLGVKTDGWLMKQDDLRLNFVALDTDGKPKKGQNVQVALYSRQVLTARRRLIGGFYAYDNQMKTARIPGTCSATTDELGLAKCSINPGVSGEVYIVATTTDANGNVSRAVRSVWLAGDDDWWFGGDNGDRMDVVPEKNSYKAGETARFQVRMPFREAEALVTVEREGVLSSFVAKLSGSNPVVEVKMPASYAPDVYVSVMAVRGRAKAGGMSWLQSIGRSLGLVKAPEEAKEPTALVDLAKPSYRLGIAKVKVGWEGHQLAVAVKADKQRYAARDTAMADITVKTPDGKPAKTADVTFVAVDQALLQLAPNDSWDVLTAMMGDRPLSVVTSTAQTQVVGKRHYGKKAVEAGGGGGGDLSGLNRENFQPVLLWQGKVPLDGNGHAAVRVPLNDALSSFKLVAIATDGAQLFGTGSADIRTAQDLSVYAGIPQLVRTGDQFAAGFTLRNGSDKPMTVTANVELEPRIADGKPLTVTIPAGGAAPIAWNLTAPMASGQLKWTVSAKSADGKAVDKLTTTQQVIDTYPADVWAATLTRVGANNGQIQVAPPAGAIPGRGVVDVQLTDTLAPPLVGVRRFMMLYPYDCFEQRLSRAIALGDMGMWQSLVGDLPTYQANDGLLRYWPDSKMNGSEALTAYVLSVTADAGLPIPEAAKTKMVEGLKAVLDGRLRHEDYGDVRLMRLAAFNAIARAGAATPAMLGQISMTPMEMPTSNLADYLVALDKVPGLANANALKAKVEAVLRTRLVYEGTRLDLSDQDKSPWWLMSSADEGSIKAVIATLGRPGWNDESAKMMVGVSFRQVRGRWDTTTANAWGTIAAKKFGTLYPASAITGTTTMSLGGQTISKAWPLANDQRQASFPLPSGPTMLAMNQGSGAAPWATVQVSAAVPLKQAAFFGYRMAKKVEPVSQRVKGQWTRGDVARVTITVEATAERNWVVVNDPIPAGATIVGNFANQSQMLGAQENGGGGTNFQATDADGKLWDVQVGVQPSWIERRNDSWRGYFGWVPRGSFTIAYVMRLNAPGTYNLPSSRVEAMYSPSINAQLPNAAFTIRDK; from the coding sequence ATGAAGCTCGCGGCCCGTATCGCGTTGCTGGCCCTGGCGTTCGCGCCGATCGCCGCATTCGGAGACAATTCCCCGCACGTCGTCGTCGCCACGCCGGGCGTCGGCGACGGATCGATCGAGCGCTTCACGGTGCGCTTCGACCAGCCGATGGTCGCGTTGGGCGACCCACGCGCGGCGTCACCCTTTGACGTCGAGTGCCCTGTCACCGGCACGGGTCGGTGGGCCGATCAGCAGACGTTCGTCTACGAATTCGAGAAGGGCCTGCCGGGCGGCACCAAGTGCACTTTCACCACCAAGGCGGGCGTCAAGAGCGTGTCCGGCTATGCGCTGATGGAAAGCCAGGTCTTCACCGTCGATTCCGGCGGGCCGATGGTCCGCGCAATCCTGCCGGGCGAGAATAGCGACGAGATCGAGGAGGATCAGGTCTTCCTGGTCGCCGCGAACCTGCCCGCGACCGCGCAGTCGGTCGCCGCCAACGCCTATTGCTCGGTCGAGGGGCTGGGCGAGAAAATCCCGGTCGACGTGCTCGCGCCCGACACCGCCGCCAAGATTCTCGGCGAAATGGGGACCGAGAGCAATTACGAGGTGACGAGCTTCCTCGACAATGGCGGCATGCCGACCAAATTGCCGGCGAGCATGACCGACCGGCAGAAGATGCTGGAAAGCGTCACCGCGCTCAAGTGCCGCCGCCCGCTACCGCCGGGGCATGACATGGCGCTCGTCTGGTCGGGCAACATCGTCAGCGCGAGCGGCAAGCCCGCCGGCACCGACCAGCGCTTCGACTATACGGTTCGCAAGCCGTTCGCGGTGAAGTTCGAATGCAGCCGCACCAACGCGCAGGCCGGCTGCAATCCGGTCGAGAAGGCGTATCTGCGCTTCACCGCGCCGATCGCGATGAGCCTCGCGCAGCAAGTCCGCATCACCACCGCCGACGGCACCGTCATCAAGCCGGTGTTCGAAAAGGACGAGATGAAGTCGGCGACGATCAGCGACATCACGTTCGCCGCGCCGATGCCCTATTCGACGACCGCCAAGGTCACGATCCCGGCCGAGGTGAAGGACGAAAGCGGCCGCGTGCTGACCAACGCCGAACGCTTCCCGCTCGATATCCGGATCGACGCCGCGCCGCCTTTGGTGAAGTTCGCCGCCTCCTTCGGCATCCTGGAAATGAAGGAAGGCGGCGTGTTGCCGGTGACGGTGCGCAACGTCGAACCGTCGCTGCAGGGCCAGAACCTCGCGATCGGCGGCAAGTCGATGCGGATCGAAGGCACCGACGGCCAGATCGCCGAATGGCTGCGCACGGTCGACAGTGCCGACGATTACGACGTCGACGACATCACCGACAAGGACGGCAACGTCACCGGCCATATCCAGAATACCGGGTCGAAACCGATCCTGACCGGCGAGAATGCCGGATCGCCGATGAAGATCGACCTGCCGGGCAAGGGCAAGGATTTCGAGGTCGTCGGCATCCCGCTGACCAAGCCCGGCTTCTACGTCGTCGAACTGGCGAGCCCGGTACTAGGTCAGGCGTTGCTCGGTCGCAAGGCGCCGCGCTACGTCGCGACCGCCGCGCTCGTCACCAACATGGCGGTGCACTTCAAATGGGGCCGCGAACGCAGCCTCGTCTGGGTCACTAACCTCGACAGCGGCCAGCCGGTCTCCAGCGCCGCGGTCACCGTTACCGACAGCTGCACCGGCGAGATACTTGCCAACGGCAAGACCGACAAATCGGGCGCGGTGTTCATTCCGGAAGGGTTGCCCGAACCGGCCGCCTATGGCGGCGGCTGCTACGAAGGGTCGAGCGATCACCCGCTGATGATCTCGGCCCGCGCCGGCGACGATTATAGCTTCACGCTCAGCGCCTGGGGCGAGGGCATCCGGCCGTACGATTTCGACCTGCCCTACGGTTATTCGAAGGCCGGCGAGGTGTTCCACACCGTGTTCGACCGCGCGCTCGTCCGCCAGGGCGAGACGATCCACATGAAGCATATCGTACGCCAGCCGATGGGCGCGGGCTTCTCGGTCGGCGCAGGCTTCACCGGCAAGTTGCGCCTGTCGCATCGCGGGTCCGATACGACCTTCGACTTGCCGCTGACGATCGACGCCAACGGCATCGGCGAGACCGAATGGGTCGCGCCGAAGGGTGCGCCGATGGGCGACTACGACATTCAGGTCATCGGTGACGACGGCAGTACGACCTACACCAACCAGTCGTTCAAGGTCGACGAATACAAGCTGCCGACGATGCGCGCGACGGTGACCGGGCCGAAGGAAGCCGCGGTGCGCCCGAAGACGCTGCCGCTCGATCTGTTCGTCGGGTATCTTTCGGGCGGTGGCGCGTCGAACCTGCCGGTCGAAATGCGTGTCGGCTATTTCGGCCGATCGGCGACGCCCGACGGCTATGACAGCTACACGTTCGGCGGGACCGAGGTGAAGGAAGGGACCAAGCCGCTCAACGGCGACGGCGAGGAGGAAACGACGCCGCTGCCCCCGACCCAAACGCTACCCTCTACGTTGCGCGCGGATGGCACGGCACAGACTTCGGTCGATATCCCGACGCTCGACAGCCCGACCGACATGTTGGTCGAAATGGATTATCAGGACGCCAACGGCGAAGTGCTGACCGCGTCGAAGCGTATCCCGATATTTCCCTCGGCCGTGCAGTTGGGCGTCAAGACCGACGGCTGGCTGATGAAGCAGGACGACCTGCGCCTGAACTTCGTCGCGCTCGATACCGACGGCAAGCCGAAGAAGGGCCAGAACGTCCAGGTCGCGCTGTACAGCCGCCAGGTGCTGACCGCGCGGCGGCGGTTGATCGGCGGGTTCTACGCTTACGACAATCAGATGAAGACCGCGCGGATTCCGGGGACGTGCTCGGCGACGACCGACGAACTCGGCCTCGCCAAGTGCAGCATCAATCCCGGCGTGTCGGGCGAAGTCTATATCGTCGCGACGACCACCGACGCGAACGGCAACGTCAGCCGCGCGGTGCGATCGGTCTGGCTGGCGGGTGACGACGACTGGTGGTTCGGCGGCGACAATGGCGACCGCATGGACGTCGTGCCGGAGAAGAACTCGTACAAGGCCGGCGAGACCGCGCGGTTCCAGGTGCGCATGCCGTTCCGCGAGGCCGAAGCGCTGGTGACGGTCGAGCGCGAGGGCGTGCTGTCGAGCTTCGTCGCCAAGCTGTCGGGGTCAAACCCGGTGGTCGAGGTCAAGATGCCGGCAAGTTACGCGCCCGACGTCTACGTCTCGGTCATGGCGGTGCGCGGGCGAGCCAAGGCCGGCGGGATGAGCTGGCTGCAAAGCATCGGCCGCTCGCTGGGGCTGGTGAAGGCGCCCGAGGAGGCGAAGGAGCCGACCGCGTTGGTCGATCTCGCCAAGCCAAGCTACCGCCTGGGTATCGCCAAGGTGAAGGTCGGCTGGGAAGGGCATCAGCTCGCGGTCGCGGTCAAGGCCGACAAACAACGCTACGCGGCGCGCGACACCGCGATGGCCGACATCACGGTCAAGACGCCCGACGGCAAGCCCGCCAAGACCGCCGACGTGACCTTCGTCGCGGTCGATCAGGCATTGCTGCAACTCGCGCCGAACGACAGCTGGGACGTGCTGACCGCGATGATGGGCGATCGGCCGTTGTCGGTCGTCACCTCGACCGCGCAGACGCAGGTCGTCGGCAAGCGCCATTACGGCAAGAAGGCGGTCGAGGCGGGTGGCGGCGGTGGCGGTGACCTGTCGGGCCTCAACCGCGAGAATTTCCAGCCGGTACTGCTGTGGCAGGGCAAGGTGCCGCTCGACGGCAACGGCCATGCCGCCGTCCGCGTGCCGCTCAACGACGCGCTGTCGAGCTTCAAGCTCGTCGCGATCGCGACCGACGGCGCGCAACTGTTCGGCACCGGTAGCGCCGATATCAGGACCGCGCAGGACCTGAGCGTCTATGCCGGCATCCCGCAACTCGTGCGGACCGGCGATCAGTTCGCGGCGGGCTTCACGCTGCGCAACGGCTCCGACAAGCCGATGACGGTGACGGCCAATGTCGAGCTCGAGCCGCGCATTGCCGACGGCAAACCGCTGACCGTCACGATCCCGGCGGGCGGCGCCGCGCCGATCGCGTGGAACCTGACCGCGCCGATGGCGTCGGGCCAGCTCAAATGGACCGTCAGCGCGAAGTCGGCCGACGGCAAGGCGGTCGATAAATTGACCACGACGCAACAGGTGATCGACACCTATCCGGCCGACGTATGGGCGGCGACGCTGACGCGCGTCGGGGCCAATAACGGCCAGATCCAGGTCGCACCGCCGGCGGGTGCGATTCCGGGTCGCGGCGTGGTGGACGTCCAACTGACAGACACGCTTGCGCCGCCGCTGGTCGGGGTGCGGCGCTTCATGATGCTCTACCCTTACGACTGTTTCGAACAGCGGCTGAGCCGCGCGATCGCGCTGGGCGATATGGGGATGTGGCAATCGCTGGTCGGCGACCTGCCGACCTATCAGGCCAATGACGGCCTGCTGCGCTACTGGCCCGATTCGAAGATGAACGGGTCGGAGGCGCTGACGGCGTACGTCCTGTCGGTCACGGCGGATGCCGGGCTGCCGATCCCCGAAGCCGCCAAGACCAAGATGGTCGAAGGGCTGAAGGCGGTGCTCGACGGGCGTCTGCGGCACGAGGATTATGGCGACGTGCGCTTGATGCGGCTGGCGGCGTTCAATGCGATCGCGCGGGCTGGGGCGGCGACGCCGGCGATGCTCGGCCAGATCAGCATGACGCCGATGGAAATGCCGACCTCGAACCTCGCCGATTATCTCGTCGCGCTCGACAAGGTGCCGGGGCTGGCCAACGCCAATGCGCTGAAGGCGAAGGTTGAGGCGGTGCTGCGGACGCGGCTCGTTTACGAGGGCACGCGGCTCGATCTGTCGGATCAGGACAAGTCGCCCTGGTGGCTGATGTCGTCGGCCGACGAAGGGTCGATCAAGGCGGTCATCGCGACGCTCGGCCGACCCGGCTGGAACGATGAATCGGCCAAGATGATGGTCGGCGTGTCGTTCCGTCAGGTCCGCGGGCGCTGGGACACGACCACTGCCAACGCCTGGGGCACGATCGCGGCGAAAAAGTTCGGCACGCTCTATCCGGCGAGCGCGATCACCGGGACGACGACGATGTCGCTCGGTGGCCAGACGATCAGCAAGGCGTGGCCGCTAGCGAACGACCAGCGTCAGGCCAGCTTCCCGCTGCCGTCGGGGCCGACGATGCTCGCCATGAATCAGGGTAGTGGTGCCGCGCCCTGGGCGACGGTGCAAGTCTCGGCGGCGGTGCCGCTGAAGCAGGCGGCGTTCTTCGGCTATCGCATGGCGAAGAAGGTCGAGCCGGTCAGCCAGCGGGTGAAGGGACAATGGACTCGCGGCGACGTCGCGCGCGTGACGATCACGGTCGAGGCGACCGCCGAACGCAACTGGGTGGTGGTCAACGATCCGATCCCGGCGGGCGCGACGATCGTCGGCAATTTCGCCAACCAGTCGCAGATGCTGGGCGCCCAAGAGAATGGCGGCGGCGGCACCAACTTCCAGGCGACCGACGCCGACGGCAAGTTGTGGGACGTCCAGGTCGGCGTGCAGCCGAGCTGGATCGAACGCCGCAACGATTCGTGGCGCGGCTATTTCGGCTGGGTGCCGCGCGGCAGCTTCACGATCGCCTATGTCATGCGGCTGAACGCGCCGGGGACGTACAACCTGCCGTCGAGCCGGGTCGAGGCCATGTATTCGCCCTCGATCAACGCCCAGTTGCCCAACGCGGCATTCACGATCCGGGACAAGTGA